Proteins found in one Candidatus Saganbacteria bacterium genomic segment:
- the leuC gene encoding 3-isopropylmalate dehydratase large subunit has translation MAQTITQKILAKHAGLKTVGPGQLINCKVDLVLGNDITAPPAINEFEKIGVTKVFDKKKIYLVPDHFAPAKDIKSAQQIKMMREFAHKYGIVNFFDIGCMGIEHALLPEMGAIKAGDLVIGADSHTCTYGALGAFSTGVGSTDMASAMATGEVWFKVPEQLKFIFRGKLQKWVEPKDLILYTIGQIGVDGARYMSMEFTGPVIDKMSVEGRLTMANMAIEAGAKNGIFAPDKKVVEYLKNKISNINLSFIIRHLSLLRSDADAKYANIFDWDVAKIEPQVAFPHLPSNTHPVSKCKHIKLNQSVIGSCTNGRIEDMRIAAKILKGKKVHPDLRLIILPATQNIELQMIKEGLMEIFIKAGAAVSTPTCGPCLGGHMGILAEGERSIATTNRNFVGRMGHPKSEVYLSNVAVAAASAVAGRIISPEVL, from the coding sequence ATGGCGCAAACGATAACACAAAAAATATTAGCCAAACACGCAGGGTTAAAGACCGTTGGACCAGGGCAACTGATCAACTGCAAAGTCGATCTAGTACTTGGAAATGATATCACCGCCCCTCCGGCTATAAATGAATTTGAAAAGATCGGGGTCACAAAAGTTTTCGATAAAAAGAAGATATATCTTGTACCCGACCATTTCGCTCCCGCAAAAGATATCAAATCCGCGCAACAGATAAAAATGATGCGCGAATTTGCCCATAAATACGGCATCGTAAATTTCTTCGATATCGGCTGTATGGGAATTGAACACGCGCTCCTTCCTGAAATGGGCGCAATTAAAGCAGGCGATCTTGTCATCGGCGCCGATTCGCACACATGCACTTACGGCGCGCTGGGAGCATTTTCAACAGGCGTCGGATCAACCGATATGGCATCCGCAATGGCAACAGGTGAAGTCTGGTTCAAAGTCCCGGAACAACTAAAATTCATCTTCCGCGGAAAACTTCAAAAATGGGTTGAGCCCAAAGACCTTATACTCTATACGATTGGACAGATCGGCGTCGATGGCGCCCGATACATGTCCATGGAATTTACAGGCCCTGTGATCGATAAAATGTCTGTTGAAGGCAGATTGACGATGGCTAATATGGCGATCGAAGCCGGCGCCAAGAACGGGATCTTCGCTCCCGACAAGAAAGTTGTCGAATATTTAAAAAATAAAATATCGAACATTAATTTGTCATTTATCATTAGACATTTGTCATTACTACGATCGGACGCCGATGCAAAATATGCAAACATTTTTGATTGGGATGTTGCAAAGATCGAGCCGCAGGTCGCATTCCCCCATCTTCCAAGCAATACTCATCCGGTAAGCAAATGCAAACATATCAAACTCAACCAATCGGTGATCGGTTCATGTACAAATGGCCGCATCGAAGATATGCGTATCGCGGCAAAGATCCTTAAAGGCAAGAAAGTCCATCCAGACCTTAGATTAATTATTCTTCCAGCAACCCAGAATATTGAACTTCAGATGATAAAAGAAGGTTTGATGGAGATATTTATAAAAGCAGGAGCGGCAGTCTCTACCCCTACTTGCGGCCCTTGCCTTGGCGGACATATGGGAATTTTAGCCGAAGGCGAAAGATCAATTGCCACGACTAACAGGAATTTTGTTGGCAGAATGGGACATCCAAAATCGGAAGTTTATCTGTCAAACGTTGCGGTCGCCGCGGCATCGGCTGTTGCCGGAAGAATTATTAGTCCGGAGGTTTTATAA
- the leuD gene encoding 3-isopropylmalate dehydratase small subunit: MKGSAWKFGNNIDTDMIIPARYLNTSDPAELAKHCMEDADPTFVNKVKLGDFIVGGENFGCGSSREHAPIAIKAVGVSAVIAKSFARIFYRNAINIGLPILESVEAAEQIKEGDEIEVELSTGTIKNLSSGKYYKAQPFPEFMQKIIDKGGLINYLRSKAKN; this comes from the coding sequence ATGAAAGGCAGTGCTTGGAAATTCGGGAATAATATCGATACAGATATGATCATTCCCGCTCGTTATTTAAATACATCGGATCCAGCCGAGCTTGCAAAACACTGCATGGAAGATGCCGATCCAACTTTTGTCAATAAAGTAAAGCTCGGTGATTTCATTGTTGGCGGAGAGAACTTCGGATGCGGATCATCAAGAGAACACGCACCGATCGCAATCAAAGCCGTTGGAGTTTCCGCGGTTATCGCGAAATCATTTGCCAGGATATTTTACAGAAACGCCATAAATATCGGGCTTCCGATCTTGGAATCGGTTGAAGCTGCGGAACAAATCAAAGAAGGCGACGAAATCGAAGTTGAATTATCCACGGGTACTATCAAAAACCTGTCATCGGGAAAGTATTACAAAGCGCAGCCTTTTCCGGAATTTATGCAGAAGATTATCGACAAAGGCGGCCTCATCAACTACTTGAGATCAAAGGCGAAGAACTAA
- a CDS encoding deoxyhypusine synthase family protein: MGYYKLKLKDQRSKSKKKKILKTPVLQIDLLKSNSVSDLLSQFKNASIQARNLGECASVFEAMLKDKERPTIILGLAGPLIAAGLRKVIRDMIEYNLVDAIVSTGAIMYQDYYQALGHNHYKGTPDADDSALRDLYIDRIYDTYVDEEKFAEVDSHIAKFACNLPPKRYSSREFLSLLSETVKDDQSILVTARKRGIPIFCPALNDSSIGIGLTEHYYWQKKTGNAGIILDAIRDNYELTQIVVKSKKTAAFYVAGGVPKNFINDSVVMSYIFGNYSQGHKYALQVTADSPHWGGLSGSTLKEATSWGKINKTATRAMAFIEPSVSFPLIVKYALEKKLGNKRKRLVYKWDGDELIHLRLNAAVMK, translated from the coding sequence ATGGGCTACTATAAGTTAAAACTCAAAGATCAAAGGTCAAAGTCCAAAAAGAAAAAAATATTAAAGACCCCAGTTTTGCAGATCGATCTACTTAAGTCGAATTCGGTGTCGGATCTATTAAGCCAGTTCAAAAATGCTTCCATACAAGCGCGAAATCTTGGCGAATGCGCATCGGTGTTCGAGGCAATGCTAAAAGATAAAGAAAGGCCTACGATCATATTAGGCTTGGCCGGACCTTTAATTGCCGCAGGGCTTAGAAAAGTAATTAGAGATATGATCGAGTACAACCTCGTCGATGCGATAGTTTCAACCGGTGCCATTATGTACCAGGATTATTATCAAGCTTTGGGCCATAATCATTATAAAGGAACTCCCGATGCGGACGATTCGGCCTTGCGCGACTTATATATCGACAGGATATACGATACTTATGTTGATGAAGAAAAATTCGCGGAAGTGGATTCTCATATTGCGAAATTCGCGTGCAATCTGCCTCCAAAAAGGTATTCAAGCCGTGAATTCCTTTCTCTATTGAGCGAAACTGTAAAAGACGACCAATCAATTCTTGTAACCGCCAGAAAAAGAGGGATCCCGATATTTTGCCCCGCATTGAACGATAGCTCAATAGGAATTGGCTTGACGGAACATTATTATTGGCAGAAAAAAACAGGAAATGCTGGTATAATATTAGATGCAATCCGCGATAATTATGAATTAACTCAAATAGTCGTCAAAAGCAAGAAAACCGCGGCATTCTATGTTGCCGGCGGCGTTCCCAAGAACTTTATCAATGATTCGGTCGTTATGAGCTATATTTTTGGCAATTATTCGCAGGGGCATAAATATGCGCTTCAAGTAACTGCCGATTCGCCTCATTGGGGCGGGCTTTCGGGTTCAACACTTAAGGAAGCCACTTCTTGGGGCAAGATAAACAAAACCGCTACTCGCGCAATGGCTTTTATTGAACCATCTGTTTCTTTTCCCCTGATCGTAAAATACGCGCTTGAGAAGAAGTTGGGAAATAAAAGAAAGCGTTTGGTTTACAAATGGGACGGCGATGAACTCATTCACCTGCGGCTTAACGCCGCGGTTATGAAATAA
- a CDS encoding thiamine-phosphate pyrophosphorylase produces MTNDKLKIYRILDANVNRAMEGLRVTEEFARFILDDKKATLTIKSLRNQLKKATGKLPRKELLRARNSLTDVGGKLYTKEEGKRSTLKSVFKSNIKRAEEAIRVLEEFGKLVDPSIGKTFKSIRFNIYELEKRLILRV; encoded by the coding sequence ATGACAAATGACAAATTAAAAATATACAGAATTCTAGATGCGAACGTAAATAGGGCGATGGAGGGATTACGCGTTACTGAAGAATTCGCTCGATTTATTTTGGATGACAAAAAAGCAACTCTGACCATTAAATCGTTAAGAAATCAACTTAAAAAGGCCACTGGCAAACTTCCGCGCAAAGAATTGCTAAGAGCTAGAAATTCATTAACTGATGTCGGCGGAAAGCTTTATACAAAAGAAGAAGGGAAAAGAAGCACTTTAAAAAGCGTTTTTAAATCAAATATAAAACGGGCCGAAGAGGCGATAAGGGTGCTTGAAGAATTCGGTAAATTGGTCGATCCAAGTATCGGGAAAACTTTTAAATCCATCCGCTTTAATATTTATGAGCTAGAAAAAAGGCTTATCTTAAGGGTTTAG
- a CDS encoding M23 family metallopeptidase: MEPASKPCLPAGTARGSKSLITATLVPIPTSGFSRWSIIFFLSLCAFPSSATLNVVAHSEVFQGRCFIVFVSGSPEVESGIVKFNGRAYKLYQYEDGLRAIVGTMPEEKIGVYPVNVEAYLKNGETETFDSSIYVSQFKYPIEKFFLKPSKSKLRAPSIVNNEWASIEALLTKESPKKLWDGLFAKPVPGITTMPFGTREFVNNKPRSRHRGWDMRAAAGTRILAPNSGIVVFADFLKAFGGTVVIDHGQGVNTLYFHFSKVLAKVGQEVSTGDLLGLSGNTGISSGPHLHWGMSVHNIRVEPKQWVTTVMP; encoded by the coding sequence GTGGAACCTGCGAGTAAACCCTGCCTGCCGGCAGGCACGGCTCGCGGTTCCAAAAGTTTAATAACCGCGACGCTTGTCCCGATTCCCACATCGGGATTTAGCCGCTGGTCTATAATCTTTTTTCTTTCACTTTGTGCATTTCCTTCATCTGCCACCCTAAACGTCGTCGCGCATTCTGAAGTATTCCAAGGCAGATGTTTTATAGTCTTTGTTTCAGGCAGCCCTGAAGTTGAAAGCGGGATAGTAAAATTCAACGGCCGCGCTTACAAATTGTACCAATACGAAGACGGATTAAGAGCGATAGTAGGGACCATGCCGGAAGAAAAGATCGGCGTATATCCTGTCAATGTAGAGGCGTATTTAAAGAACGGGGAAACGGAAACTTTTGATTCATCGATCTATGTCAGCCAGTTCAAATACCCCATAGAGAAATTTTTCCTGAAGCCAAGCAAAAGCAAACTGCGAGCTCCCTCGATCGTGAACAATGAATGGGCGTCGATCGAAGCTTTATTGACAAAAGAAAGCCCAAAAAAATTGTGGGATGGCCTGTTTGCAAAACCTGTTCCCGGGATAACAACTATGCCGTTCGGTACCAGAGAATTTGTAAACAACAAGCCCCGAAGCCGGCATCGGGGCTGGGATATGAGAGCGGCGGCAGGGACCAGAATATTGGCGCCAAACAGTGGAATAGTTGTTTTTGCGGACTTCTTGAAAGCATTTGGAGGGACAGTTGTAATAGATCATGGCCAAGGCGTTAATACTCTTTATTTCCATTTTTCAAAAGTGCTTGCAAAAGTGGGACAGGAAGTATCAACCGGCGATCTTTTGGGATTATCCGGAAATACGGGGATATCATCTGGTCCCCATCTTCATTGGGGAATGTCGGTTCACAATATCAGGGTCGAACCCAAGCAGTGGGTCACAACCGTCATGCCATGA
- a CDS encoding aspartate 1-decarboxylase translates to MLISMLKSKLHMATVTSSEINYEGSIAVDPKLLDAAGLFIGEKVAVLNFTNGHRLETYTIKGEKEEIGLRGPAAKLGAVGDKVIILAYALLTPDEIKTHKPKIVKVGEGNSVKEIK, encoded by the coding sequence ATGCTTATCTCAATGTTAAAGTCAAAACTCCATATGGCGACCGTTACCTCGAGTGAAATAAACTATGAAGGAAGTATTGCAGTCGATCCAAAATTATTGGACGCAGCCGGATTATTTATTGGCGAAAAGGTCGCGGTCCTTAATTTTACTAATGGCCACAGGCTGGAAACCTATACTATCAAAGGGGAAAAAGAGGAGATCGGTTTGCGAGGCCCTGCCGCAAAGCTTGGCGCAGTAGGGGATAAAGTAATTATTTTAGCTTATGCTCTTCTGACACCCGATGAAATAAAAACTCACAAGCCAAAGATCGTAAAAGTTGGTGAAGGGAATTCCGTTAAGGAGATAAAATAG
- a CDS encoding NDP-sugar synthase, with protein sequence MVKTALIMAAGYGTRLEPLTLAIPKPMVPIVNKPTMRHNIELLRRHGIRQIVANIHYHPEQIMNYFSDGNNYGIDLNYSYEETLMGTAGGVKRMACDIAQIDGTFVVLSSDALTDINLRKLIEFHKKKKSKATLALCPVDDIEGFGVVEVGGNGEILQFKEKPKAHEVSGNLVNTGIYVFEPEILDLIPKDKFYDFGKELFPILIEQGIPIFGYRMVEYWSDVGTISAYMRANHDAMQGRVRTLIPGKKVSSCVWVGKHCRIDPSVKFEGCVIIGDRCEIRKDVILKDAIVGDMCVIGVGVNISESSIWSDSYISKGTSVKKSIIGNWCRIEEDVTIEENCVISNRSLVRRGNLLPKGTTLNPREAL encoded by the coding sequence ATGGTTAAAACAGCTCTCATTATGGCTGCAGGTTACGGAACAAGACTTGAGCCTTTAACTTTGGCGATACCAAAACCAATGGTCCCGATAGTCAATAAGCCCACAATGCGACATAACATCGAGCTTCTCCGCAGGCATGGCATAAGGCAGATCGTTGCTAACATACATTATCATCCAGAACAGATAATGAATTATTTCTCCGACGGCAATAATTACGGGATTGATCTTAATTATTCTTACGAAGAAACGCTGATGGGAACGGCGGGCGGAGTAAAACGAATGGCTTGCGACATAGCACAGATCGACGGCACTTTTGTCGTACTTTCGTCCGACGCTTTAACCGATATAAACCTAAGGAAATTGATCGAATTCCATAAAAAGAAAAAGTCCAAAGCGACATTGGCTCTATGTCCGGTCGATGATATAGAAGGCTTTGGTGTTGTTGAAGTAGGAGGGAACGGAGAAATCTTGCAGTTCAAGGAGAAACCAAAGGCTCATGAAGTTTCGGGCAATTTGGTAAATACAGGCATTTATGTTTTTGAGCCCGAGATACTGGACCTGATCCCAAAAGATAAATTCTATGATTTCGGGAAAGAACTTTTCCCTATTTTGATCGAACAAGGGATCCCGATCTTTGGATATAGGATGGTCGAATATTGGTCCGATGTCGGCACAATTTCCGCATACATGAGGGCAAATCATGATGCGATGCAGGGAAGGGTTCGCACCCTGATACCGGGAAAAAAAGTGTCGTCTTGCGTTTGGGTCGGCAAGCATTGCAGGATCGATCCATCCGTTAAATTCGAGGGATGTGTAATTATCGGTGATCGCTGTGAGATAAGAAAGGATGTCATACTCAAAGATGCGATCGTTGGCGATATGTGCGTGATAGGTGTGGGAGTGAATATTTCTGAAAGCTCTATTTGGTCCGATTCTTATATTTCAAAGGGAACAAGCGTCAAAAAGAGCATAATCGGAAATTGGTGCCGCATCGAAGAAGATGTTACTATCGAAGAAAATTGCGTAATAAGCAATAGGTCTCTTGTAAGGCGCGGAAACTTGCTCCCAAAGGGTACTACTCTTAATCCTCGCGAAGCCCTATGA
- the rpiB gene encoding ribose 5-phosphate isomerase B, with translation MKIAIGSDHGGFELKEKIKSFLLEQKHEVKDFGTNSMESCDYPDFAYPAAKAVAAKEFDFGVLFCGSGVGVTIVANKVPGIRAVNAQSVEIARQSREHGNCNVLALGGRYVDLENAKKIVAAFLATPFTDDPRHKRRIGKIEK, from the coding sequence ATGAAAATAGCAATTGGGTCCGATCACGGCGGCTTTGAACTAAAAGAAAAGATCAAGAGCTTTTTGTTGGAACAAAAGCACGAAGTAAAAGATTTCGGGACAAATTCCATGGAATCTTGTGATTATCCAGATTTTGCGTATCCCGCCGCGAAAGCCGTAGCCGCGAAAGAATTTGATTTTGGCGTTCTTTTTTGCGGATCCGGTGTCGGGGTCACAATTGTCGCGAACAAAGTCCCAGGAATAAGGGCCGTAAACGCACAAAGCGTTGAAATAGCTCGTCAAAGCCGTGAGCACGGCAACTGCAATGTTTTGGCTTTGGGCGGAAGATATGTCGATCTTGAAAACGCGAAAAAGATAGTGGCCGCATTTCTTGCAACACCATTCACCGATGATCCCCGCCACAAAAGAAGAATCGGAAAGATCGAAAAATAA
- a CDS encoding pyridoxine 5'-phosphate synthase, with translation MKLGVNVDHIATLRQARLDKFPDPVVAAIQAIEGGADGIVCHLREDRRHIQDDDVKRLRALNTRLDLEMAATPEMVDFALNIKPDYVTLVPEKRKELTTEGGLDVVRNRKKLKPVVDKLQGKGIKVSLFIDPIKEQIEEAAVLGAYFIEIHTGAFANAKTETKRAQELGKISSMIEKAQWIGLKINAGHGLDYNNTPKIVVLSGIEELNIGFSVVARSVIVGMKQAVSEMKALMPCLPAGRVSK, from the coding sequence ATGAAACTGGGAGTAAATGTCGACCATATCGCAACATTGAGGCAAGCTCGCCTTGATAAATTTCCCGATCCAGTTGTTGCCGCAATTCAAGCCATCGAGGGCGGAGCTGACGGCATTGTTTGCCATCTTCGCGAAGACAGACGGCATATCCAGGACGATGATGTTAAAAGGCTTCGAGCATTAAATACGCGCCTTGATCTCGAAATGGCCGCAACCCCCGAAATGGTCGATTTTGCATTAAATATCAAACCTGATTATGTAACGCTGGTTCCGGAAAAGAGAAAAGAATTGACGACCGAAGGCGGTTTGGATGTCGTACGCAACAGAAAGAAACTAAAGCCCGTTGTCGATAAATTGCAGGGAAAGGGGATCAAAGTTAGCCTTTTCATCGATCCGATCAAAGAGCAGATCGAGGAAGCCGCCGTCCTTGGCGCTTATTTTATTGAGATCCACACAGGGGCTTTTGCTAACGCCAAAACTGAAACTAAACGCGCCCAAGAACTTGGAAAAATATCGAGTATGATCGAGAAAGCCCAATGGATCGGCCTTAAAATAAATGCAGGCCATGGCCTTGATTACAATAATACTCCAAAGATCGTGGTTCTTTCTGGGATCGAAGAATTAAATATCGGATTCAGCGTAGTTGCACGGTCGGTTATTGTCGGCATGAAGCAAGCGGTTTCCGAAATGAAGGCTTTAATGCCTTGCCTGCCGGCAGGCAGGGTGTCAAAATGA
- a CDS encoding serine hydrolase encodes MIKKISAILIIALLASPCNAITKAKINQLGIRLTKLAAPYQNKVGVCIIDLKTGLKLTINGKMLFPAASVAKVPVMAAAYHISEAGSIELSEKLLFTEKDKLGGSGVLQWMKGNREYTLKNLIRLMIVLSDNTATKMVIDRLGTNEVNSYIKNAGLNNTNIVDATCLNEKPNPDMNMTTPEDMAIMMVILQSNKFTKQSRNEMLDFMKKQRYRWGIWKGVPRGIVVADKTGNVEGVLNDVGIVYKKKGSYVISIFTNGFKKKRDARKIINKISEITYGFSN; translated from the coding sequence ATGATTAAGAAAATCTCTGCAATACTTATAATTGCTCTGCTTGCATCTCCATGTAACGCGATCACAAAAGCAAAAATCAATCAGCTTGGCATCAGATTAACAAAGCTTGCCGCCCCATACCAAAACAAAGTCGGCGTATGCATAATCGACCTGAAAACCGGCTTAAAGCTTACTATTAACGGCAAGATGCTGTTCCCGGCGGCTTCCGTCGCCAAAGTCCCTGTTATGGCTGCGGCATACCACATTTCAGAGGCAGGATCAATCGAGCTTTCCGAAAAATTATTATTCACTGAAAAAGACAAGCTCGGCGGGTCCGGCGTCCTCCAATGGATGAAAGGGAACCGCGAATACACATTGAAGAACCTTATCCGCTTAATGATAGTCCTATCGGACAATACCGCGACAAAAATGGTTATCGACCGCTTAGGCACAAATGAAGTCAACAGTTACATAAAAAATGCCGGCCTTAATAATACAAATATTGTTGATGCAACCTGCCTGAATGAAAAGCCAAACCCCGATATGAACATGACAACACCCGAAGATATGGCGATAATGATGGTCATCCTGCAATCAAATAAGTTTACAAAACAATCGCGCAATGAAATGCTTGATTTCATGAAAAAGCAAAGATATAGATGGGGGATTTGGAAAGGCGTGCCGCGCGGGATAGTTGTTGCTGATAAAACAGGGAATGTTGAAGGCGTGTTAAATGATGTTGGGATCGTCTACAAGAAAAAAGGTTCATATGTGATCTCTATATTCACGAACGGCTTTAAAAAGAAAAGGGACGCGAGAAAGATAATAAATAAGATCTCGGAGATAACATATGGATTTTCAAACTAA
- a CDS encoding peptide chain release factor-like protein produces MDFQTKEKQLELRLKSLGIGKNDVAQKFIRSSGKGGQNVNKVSTAVYLKHIPSGIEVKMSQERSQALNRFLAWRLLADKIEEKILGLKSKHRQEVEKIRRQKRKRSRRSKEKMLKNKKMVSEKKQSRKAPKLINNS; encoded by the coding sequence ATGGATTTTCAAACTAAAGAAAAACAGCTGGAATTGCGCTTGAAGAGCCTTGGCATCGGCAAAAATGATGTCGCCCAAAAATTTATTCGCTCAAGCGGTAAAGGCGGCCAAAACGTCAATAAAGTATCAACCGCAGTTTACCTAAAACATATCCCATCCGGTATTGAAGTCAAGATGTCGCAAGAACGCTCACAAGCGCTGAACCGATTCCTTGCATGGAGACTATTAGCCGACAAGATAGAAGAAAAGATATTGGGGTTAAAAAGCAAGCATAGGCAGGAGGTCGAAAAAATAAGAAGACAGAAGAGAAAGAGAAGCAGGCGATCGAAAGAGAAGATGCTAAAAAACAAGAAAATGGTTTCGGAGAAGAAGCAGTCAAGAAAAGCACCAAAACTTATTAACAACTCTTAA
- a CDS encoding type II toxin-antitoxin system HicB family antitoxin, which produces MTYNFTVIMEPEIEGGYHVYCPSLAGGHSFGDTVEEAKNNIKEAIEAFIESLKKSGEPIPLENDLLIGEIKLELSMS; this is translated from the coding sequence ATGACTTATAATTTTACCGTAATTATGGAGCCTGAAATCGAAGGCGGATATCACGTTTATTGCCCAAGTTTGGCAGGGGGCCATTCTTTTGGCGACACGGTTGAAGAGGCAAAGAATAATATTAAGGAAGCTATCGAAGCGTTTATTGAAAGCTTGAAAAAAAGCGGAGAACCGATCCCTCTGGAAAACGACCTGCTTATTGGCGAGATCAAACTAGAACTTTCAATGTCATGA
- a CDS encoding 2-C-methyl-D-erythritol 2,4-cyclodiphosphate synthase: MRIGFGYDAHKLAAGRKLILGGVEIPNEKGLLGHSDADVLLHAIIDALIGAMGEGAIGDFFPDTDPKYKGISSLVLLSKVGEALAKSEMLINNIDTTLVCEEPKIKPYVNQIKENIARILNIEEGKINIKGKTEEKMGFTGRKEGISAYAIALIHKKV; the protein is encoded by the coding sequence ATGCGAATAGGATTTGGATATGATGCGCATAAATTAGCCGCAGGACGTAAGCTTATCTTAGGTGGAGTTGAGATCCCAAATGAAAAGGGCCTACTAGGCCACTCTGATGCCGATGTCCTTTTGCATGCAATTATTGACGCATTGATCGGTGCGATGGGTGAGGGAGCTATTGGTGATTTCTTTCCTGATACCGATCCAAAATATAAAGGGATTTCTAGCCTTGTCTTGCTGTCAAAAGTTGGAGAAGCCTTGGCAAAATCAGAGATGCTCATTAATAATATTGATACGACTCTTGTTTGCGAAGAACCAAAGATCAAGCCTTATGTTAACCAGATAAAAGAGAACATAGCGAGGATCCTAAATATTGAGGAAGGCAAGATAAATATCAAGGGTAAAACCGAAGAAAAAATGGGCTTTACAGGACGCAAAGAAGGCATTTCCGCATACGCTATTGCTTTGATCCATAAGAAGGTTTAG
- a CDS encoding tyrosine--tRNA ligase: protein MEAEEQFKIFKRGTAEIIPEDELLEKLRSGRKLLIKFGADPSAPDIHLGHTVVLNKLRQLQDLGHEVVFIIGDFTAQIGDPTGKSETRKPLSFEDIENNSRTYLVQIFKILDKNKTKVVFNSSWLSKLKLQDTINLAAKYNVARMLERDDFSKRFKKGDSISVHEFLYPLMQGYDSVELENDVEIGGTDQKFNMLVGRELQRGYNVPAQVIITLPILEGLDGVQKMSKSLSNYIGINEPPSEIFGKIMSVSDVLMLRYYELLTDVPMDEVKAMHPMEAKKRLAKIIVARFYSKKEADAAQVRFESVFSKGKLPEDIELLKLKEKKSTLLSILIEAKMAQSNSDAKRLIEQGGVRVDSEVVKDAKAIIDLSTEKIIQAGKRKFVKVICE, encoded by the coding sequence ATGGAAGCAGAAGAACAATTTAAGATATTCAAACGCGGCACAGCCGAGATCATACCAGAAGATGAGCTATTGGAAAAATTAAGGTCGGGCAGGAAGCTCCTCATAAAGTTCGGCGCCGACCCATCCGCGCCAGATATACATTTGGGGCACACTGTTGTGCTTAACAAATTAAGGCAGCTTCAGGACTTGGGGCATGAAGTTGTTTTTATAATCGGGGATTTTACGGCGCAAATAGGGGATCCCACAGGGAAATCGGAAACAAGAAAACCTCTTTCTTTTGAGGATATTGAGAATAATTCAAGGACCTATCTTGTACAGATTTTCAAAATATTGGATAAAAACAAGACAAAAGTGGTTTTCAACAGTTCATGGCTTTCGAAGTTGAAATTGCAGGACACAATCAATTTAGCCGCAAAGTACAATGTTGCAAGAATGCTTGAAAGGGATGATTTTTCTAAGAGATTCAAGAAAGGAGATTCAATATCAGTTCATGAATTTCTCTATCCTCTAATGCAAGGTTATGATTCGGTAGAGCTTGAAAATGATGTCGAGATCGGCGGTACCGACCAAAAATTTAATATGCTTGTCGGACGAGAGCTGCAAAGAGGCTACAATGTCCCAGCGCAAGTAATCATCACCTTGCCGATACTCGAAGGCCTGGACGGCGTGCAAAAAATGAGTAAATCTCTTAGCAATTATATCGGCATTAACGAGCCGCCGTCCGAAATATTCGGAAAAATAATGTCGGTATCCGATGTTCTGATGCTTCGATATTATGAATTATTAACTGATGTGCCAATGGATGAAGTAAAAGCTATGCATCCTATGGAGGCTAAAAAACGATTAGCGAAGATTATCGTTGCAAGATTCTATTCAAAAAAAGAAGCCGATGCCGCGCAAGTAAGATTTGAATCCGTGTTTTCAAAAGGGAAACTGCCGGAAGATATAGAACTCCTTAAACTAAAAGAAAAAAAGTCGACCCTGTTATCGATATTGATTGAAGCAAAAATGGCGCAATCAAATTCGGATGCAAAACGATTGATAGAGCAAGGCGGAGTTAGAGTTGATTCCGAAGTAGTTAAAGATGCAAAAGCGATAATTGACCTTTCAACTGAAAAAATCATTCAAGCCGGGAAAAGAAAATTTGTGAAGGTTATATGCGAATAG